One window of the Ictidomys tridecemlineatus isolate mIctTri1 chromosome 11, mIctTri1.hap1, whole genome shotgun sequence genome contains the following:
- the Fubp1 gene encoding far upstream element-binding protein 1 isoform X14, with amino-acid sequence MADYSTVPPPSSGSAGGGGGGGGGGGVNDAFKDALQRARQIAAKIGGDAGTSLNSNDYGYGGQKRPLEDGDQPDAKKVAPQNDSFGTQLPPMHQQQSRSVMTEEYKVPDGMVGFIIGRGGEQISRIQQESGCKIQIAPDSGGLPERSCMLTGTPESVQSAKRLLDQIVEKGRPAPGFHHGDGPGNAVQEIMIPASKAGLVIGKGGETIKQLQERAGVKMVMIQDGPQNTGADKPLRITGDPYKVQQAKEMVLELIRDQGGFREVRNEYGSRIGGNEGIDVPIPRFAVGIVIGRNGEMIKKIQNDAGVRIQFKPDDGTTPDRIAQITGPPDRCQHAAEIITDLLRSVQAGNPGGPGPGGRGRGRGQGNWNMGPPGGLQEFNFIVPTGKTGLIIGKGGETIKSISQQSGARIELQRNPPPNADPNMKLFTIRGTPQQIDYARQLIEEKIGGPVNPLGPPVPHGPHGVPGPHGPPGPPGPGTPMGPYNPAPYNPGPPGPAPHGPPAPYAPQGWGNAYPHWQQQAPPDPAKAGTDPNSAAWAAYYAHYYQQQAQPPPAAPAGAPTTTQTNGQGNYGDQQNPAPAGQVDYTKAWEEYYKKMGQAVPAPTGAPPGGQPDYSAAWAEYYRQQAAYYAQTSPQGMPQHPPAPQCLPRPSTLGSAAKSTGKHNLRTYINKYFSTLMLSL; translated from the exons ATGGCAGACTATTCAACAGTGCCTCCACCCTCCTCTGGGtcagctggtggtggtggtggcggcggTGGTGGAGGAGGAGTTAACGATGCTTTCAAAGATGCGCTGCAGAGAGCCCGGCAG attgcAGCAAAAATTGGGGGTGATGCTGGTACATCATTAAATTCAAATGACTATGGTTATGGGGGACAAAAAAGACCTTTAGAAGATGGAG ATCAACCAGATGCTAAGAAAGTTGCTCCTCAGAATGACT cTTTTGGAACACAGTTACCACCGATGCATCAGCAACAAAG CAGATCTGTAATGACAGAAGAATACAAAGTTCCAGATGGAATGGTTGGATTTA taaTTGGGAGAGGAGGTGAACAGATTTCACGCATACAGCAGGAATCTGGATGCAAAATACAGATAGCTCCTG acagTGGTGGCCTTCCAGAAAGGTCTTGTATGTTAACTGGAACACCTGAATCTGTCCA ATCAGCAAAACGGTTACTAGATCAGATTGTTGAAAAAGGAAGACCAGCTCCCGGATTTCATCATGGTGATGGACCTGGAAATGCGGTTCAAGAAATCATGATTCCAGCTAGCAAGGCAGGATTAGTTATTGGAAAGGGAGGAGAGACTATTAAACAACTTCAG gaaCGGGCTGGAGTTAAAATGGTTATGATTCAAGATGGGCCTCAGAACACTGGTGCTGATAAACCTCTTAGGATTACAGGCGACCCATACAAAGTTCAA CAAGCCAAGGAAATGGTGTTAGAATTAATTCGTGATCAAGGTGGTTTCAGAGAAGTTCGAAATGAGTACGGGTCAAGAATAGGAGGAAATGAAGGGATTGAT GTTCCGATTCCAAGATTTGCTGTTGGCATTGTAATAGGAAGAAATGGAGAGATgatcaaaaaaatacagaatgatgCTGGTGTTCGAATTCAATTTAAGCCAG ATGATGGAACAACACCTGACAGAATAGCACAAATAACAGGACCTCCTGACCGATGTCAACATGCTGCAGAAATTATTACAGACCTTCTTCGAAGTGTTCAG GCTGGTAATCCTGGTGGACCTGGTCCTGGTGGTCGAGGAAGAGGTAGAGGTCAAGGCAACTGGAACATGGGACCACCTGGTGGACTAcaggaatttaattttattgtgccAACCGGGAAGACTGGATTAATAATAGGAAAAG GAGGTGAAACCATAAAAAGCATAAGCCAACAGTCTGGTGCAAGAATAGAACTTCAGAGAAATCCTCCACCTAATGCAGACCCTAATATGAAATTATTTACAATTCGTGGCACTCCACAGCAAATAGACTATGCTCGGCAACTCATAGAAGAAAAGATTGGT ggCCCAGTAAATCCTTTAGGGCCCCCTGTACCCCATGGGCCCCATGGTGTCCCAGGCCCCCATGGACCTCCTGGGCCTCCAGGGCCTGGAACTCCAATGGGACCATACAACCCTGCACCTTATAATCCTGGACCACCTGGCCCAGCTCCTCA tGGTCCTCCAGCCCCATATGCTCCTCAGGGGTGGGGAAATGCATATCCACATTGGCAGCAACAGGCTCCTCCTGATCCAG CTAAGGCAGGAACGGATCCAAATTCAGCAGCTTGGGCTGCTTATTATGCTCACTATTACCAACAGCAAGCACAGCCACCACCTGCAGCTCCTGCAGGTGCACCAACTACAACCCAGACTAATGGACAAGGTAACTATG GAGATCAGCAAAATCCAGCTCCAGCTGGACAGGTTGATTATACCAAGGCTTGGGAAGAGTACTACAAGAAAATGG GTCAAGCAGTTCCTGCTCCTACTGGGGCTCCACCAGGTGGTCAGCCAGATTATAGTGCGGCCTGGGCTGAGTACTATAGACAACAAGCAGCTTATTATGCCCAGACAAGTCCCCAGGGAATGCCACAGCATCCTCCAGCACCTCag TGCCTTCCCAGACCTTCCACCTTAGGTTCTGCTGCAAAAAGCACAGGTAAGCACAACCTAaggacatatataaataaatatttcagtacaTTAATGTTGTCCCTGTGA
- the Fubp1 gene encoding far upstream element-binding protein 1 isoform X3, translating into MADYSTVPPPSSGSAGGGGGGGGGGGVNDAFKDALQRARQIAAKIGGDAGTSLNSNDYGYGGQKRPLEDGDGSWTSPSSTTHWEGMPSPFKDQPDAKKVAPQNDSFGTQLPPMHQQQSRSVMTEEYKVPDGMVGFIIGRGGEQISRIQQESGCKIQIAPDSGGLPERSCMLTGTPESVQSAKRLLDQIVEKGRPAPGFHHGDGPGNAVQEIMIPASKAGLVIGKGGETIKQLQERAGVKMVMIQDGPQNTGADKPLRITGDPYKVQQAKEMVLELIRDQGGFREVRNEYGSRIGGNEGIDVPIPRFAVGIVIGRNGEMIKKIQNDAGVRIQFKPDDGTTPDRIAQITGPPDRCQHAAEIITDLLRSVQAGNPGGPGPGGRGRGRGQGNWNMGPPGGLQEFNFIVPTGKTGLIIGKGGETIKSISQQSGARIELQRNPPPNADPNMKLFTIRGTPQQIDYARQLIEEKIGGPVNPLGPPVPHGPHGVPGPHGPPGPPGPGTPMGPYNPAPYNPGPPGPAPHGPPAPYAPQGWGNAYPHWQQQAPPDPAKAGTDPNSAAWAAYYAHYYQQQAQPPPAAPAGAPTTTQTNGQGDQQNPAPAGQVDYTKAWEEYYKKMGQQGQTQDYSKAWEEYYKKQGQAVPAPTGAPPGGQPDYSAAWAEYYRQQAAYYAQTSPQGMPQHPPAPQCLPRPSTLGSAAKSTGKHNLRTYINKYFSTLMLSL; encoded by the exons ATGGCAGACTATTCAACAGTGCCTCCACCCTCCTCTGGGtcagctggtggtggtggtggcggcggTGGTGGAGGAGGAGTTAACGATGCTTTCAAAGATGCGCTGCAGAGAGCCCGGCAG attgcAGCAAAAATTGGGGGTGATGCTGGTACATCATTAAATTCAAATGACTATGGTTATGGGGGACAAAAAAGACCTTTAGAAGATGGAG aTGGCTCTTGGACAAGTCCGAGCAGTACAACACACTGGGAGGGAATGCCCTCTCCTTTTAAAG ATCAACCAGATGCTAAGAAAGTTGCTCCTCAGAATGACT cTTTTGGAACACAGTTACCACCGATGCATCAGCAACAAAG CAGATCTGTAATGACAGAAGAATACAAAGTTCCAGATGGAATGGTTGGATTTA taaTTGGGAGAGGAGGTGAACAGATTTCACGCATACAGCAGGAATCTGGATGCAAAATACAGATAGCTCCTG acagTGGTGGCCTTCCAGAAAGGTCTTGTATGTTAACTGGAACACCTGAATCTGTCCA ATCAGCAAAACGGTTACTAGATCAGATTGTTGAAAAAGGAAGACCAGCTCCCGGATTTCATCATGGTGATGGACCTGGAAATGCGGTTCAAGAAATCATGATTCCAGCTAGCAAGGCAGGATTAGTTATTGGAAAGGGAGGAGAGACTATTAAACAACTTCAG gaaCGGGCTGGAGTTAAAATGGTTATGATTCAAGATGGGCCTCAGAACACTGGTGCTGATAAACCTCTTAGGATTACAGGCGACCCATACAAAGTTCAA CAAGCCAAGGAAATGGTGTTAGAATTAATTCGTGATCAAGGTGGTTTCAGAGAAGTTCGAAATGAGTACGGGTCAAGAATAGGAGGAAATGAAGGGATTGAT GTTCCGATTCCAAGATTTGCTGTTGGCATTGTAATAGGAAGAAATGGAGAGATgatcaaaaaaatacagaatgatgCTGGTGTTCGAATTCAATTTAAGCCAG ATGATGGAACAACACCTGACAGAATAGCACAAATAACAGGACCTCCTGACCGATGTCAACATGCTGCAGAAATTATTACAGACCTTCTTCGAAGTGTTCAG GCTGGTAATCCTGGTGGACCTGGTCCTGGTGGTCGAGGAAGAGGTAGAGGTCAAGGCAACTGGAACATGGGACCACCTGGTGGACTAcaggaatttaattttattgtgccAACCGGGAAGACTGGATTAATAATAGGAAAAG GAGGTGAAACCATAAAAAGCATAAGCCAACAGTCTGGTGCAAGAATAGAACTTCAGAGAAATCCTCCACCTAATGCAGACCCTAATATGAAATTATTTACAATTCGTGGCACTCCACAGCAAATAGACTATGCTCGGCAACTCATAGAAGAAAAGATTGGT ggCCCAGTAAATCCTTTAGGGCCCCCTGTACCCCATGGGCCCCATGGTGTCCCAGGCCCCCATGGACCTCCTGGGCCTCCAGGGCCTGGAACTCCAATGGGACCATACAACCCTGCACCTTATAATCCTGGACCACCTGGCCCAGCTCCTCA tGGTCCTCCAGCCCCATATGCTCCTCAGGGGTGGGGAAATGCATATCCACATTGGCAGCAACAGGCTCCTCCTGATCCAG CTAAGGCAGGAACGGATCCAAATTCAGCAGCTTGGGCTGCTTATTATGCTCACTATTACCAACAGCAAGCACAGCCACCACCTGCAGCTCCTGCAGGTGCACCAACTACAACCCAGACTAATGGACAAG GAGATCAGCAAAATCCAGCTCCAGCTGGACAGGTTGATTATACCAAGGCTTGGGAAGAGTACTACAAGAAAATGG GTCAACAAGGGCAGACACAAGATTATTCAAAGGCTTGGGAGGAATATTACAAGAAGCAAG GTCAAGCAGTTCCTGCTCCTACTGGGGCTCCACCAGGTGGTCAGCCAGATTATAGTGCGGCCTGGGCTGAGTACTATAGACAACAAGCAGCTTATTATGCCCAGACAAGTCCCCAGGGAATGCCACAGCATCCTCCAGCACCTCag TGCCTTCCCAGACCTTCCACCTTAGGTTCTGCTGCAAAAAGCACAGGTAAGCACAACCTAaggacatatataaataaatatttcagtacaTTAATGTTGTCCCTGTGA
- the Fubp1 gene encoding far upstream element-binding protein 1 isoform X4: MADYSTVPPPSSGSAGGGGGGGGGGGVNDAFKDALQRARQIAAKIGGDAGTSLNSNDYGYGGQKRPLEDGDGSWTSPSSTTHWEGMPSPFKDQPDAKKVAPQNDSFGTQLPPMHQQQSRSVMTEEYKVPDGMVGFIIGRGGEQISRIQQESGCKIQIAPDSGGLPERSCMLTGTPESVQSAKRLLDQIVEKGRPAPGFHHGDGPGNAVQEIMIPASKAGLVIGKGGETIKQLQERAGVKMVMIQDGPQNTGADKPLRITGDPYKVQQAKEMVLELIRDQGGFREVRNEYGSRIGGNEGIDVPIPRFAVGIVIGRNGEMIKKIQNDAGVRIQFKPDDGTTPDRIAQITGPPDRCQHAAEIITDLLRSVQAGNPGGPGPGGRGRGRGQGNWNMGPPGGLQEFNFIVPTGKTGLIIGKGGETIKSISQQSGARIELQRNPPPNADPNMKLFTIRGTPQQIDYARQLIEEKIGGPVNPLGPPVPHGPHGVPGPHGPPGPPGPGTPMGPYNPAPYNPGPPGPAPHGPPAPYAPQGWGNAYPHWQQQAPPDPAKAGTDPNSAAWAAYYAHYYQQQAQPPPAAPAGAPTTTQTNGQGNYGDQQNPAPAGQVDYTKAWEEYYKKMGQQGQTQDYSKAWEEYYKKQGQAVPAPTGAPPGGQPDYSAAWAEYYRQQAAYYAQTSPQGMPQHPPAPQCLPRPSTLGSAAKSTVLKMLQAPNHSS; the protein is encoded by the exons ATGGCAGACTATTCAACAGTGCCTCCACCCTCCTCTGGGtcagctggtggtggtggtggcggcggTGGTGGAGGAGGAGTTAACGATGCTTTCAAAGATGCGCTGCAGAGAGCCCGGCAG attgcAGCAAAAATTGGGGGTGATGCTGGTACATCATTAAATTCAAATGACTATGGTTATGGGGGACAAAAAAGACCTTTAGAAGATGGAG aTGGCTCTTGGACAAGTCCGAGCAGTACAACACACTGGGAGGGAATGCCCTCTCCTTTTAAAG ATCAACCAGATGCTAAGAAAGTTGCTCCTCAGAATGACT cTTTTGGAACACAGTTACCACCGATGCATCAGCAACAAAG CAGATCTGTAATGACAGAAGAATACAAAGTTCCAGATGGAATGGTTGGATTTA taaTTGGGAGAGGAGGTGAACAGATTTCACGCATACAGCAGGAATCTGGATGCAAAATACAGATAGCTCCTG acagTGGTGGCCTTCCAGAAAGGTCTTGTATGTTAACTGGAACACCTGAATCTGTCCA ATCAGCAAAACGGTTACTAGATCAGATTGTTGAAAAAGGAAGACCAGCTCCCGGATTTCATCATGGTGATGGACCTGGAAATGCGGTTCAAGAAATCATGATTCCAGCTAGCAAGGCAGGATTAGTTATTGGAAAGGGAGGAGAGACTATTAAACAACTTCAG gaaCGGGCTGGAGTTAAAATGGTTATGATTCAAGATGGGCCTCAGAACACTGGTGCTGATAAACCTCTTAGGATTACAGGCGACCCATACAAAGTTCAA CAAGCCAAGGAAATGGTGTTAGAATTAATTCGTGATCAAGGTGGTTTCAGAGAAGTTCGAAATGAGTACGGGTCAAGAATAGGAGGAAATGAAGGGATTGAT GTTCCGATTCCAAGATTTGCTGTTGGCATTGTAATAGGAAGAAATGGAGAGATgatcaaaaaaatacagaatgatgCTGGTGTTCGAATTCAATTTAAGCCAG ATGATGGAACAACACCTGACAGAATAGCACAAATAACAGGACCTCCTGACCGATGTCAACATGCTGCAGAAATTATTACAGACCTTCTTCGAAGTGTTCAG GCTGGTAATCCTGGTGGACCTGGTCCTGGTGGTCGAGGAAGAGGTAGAGGTCAAGGCAACTGGAACATGGGACCACCTGGTGGACTAcaggaatttaattttattgtgccAACCGGGAAGACTGGATTAATAATAGGAAAAG GAGGTGAAACCATAAAAAGCATAAGCCAACAGTCTGGTGCAAGAATAGAACTTCAGAGAAATCCTCCACCTAATGCAGACCCTAATATGAAATTATTTACAATTCGTGGCACTCCACAGCAAATAGACTATGCTCGGCAACTCATAGAAGAAAAGATTGGT ggCCCAGTAAATCCTTTAGGGCCCCCTGTACCCCATGGGCCCCATGGTGTCCCAGGCCCCCATGGACCTCCTGGGCCTCCAGGGCCTGGAACTCCAATGGGACCATACAACCCTGCACCTTATAATCCTGGACCACCTGGCCCAGCTCCTCA tGGTCCTCCAGCCCCATATGCTCCTCAGGGGTGGGGAAATGCATATCCACATTGGCAGCAACAGGCTCCTCCTGATCCAG CTAAGGCAGGAACGGATCCAAATTCAGCAGCTTGGGCTGCTTATTATGCTCACTATTACCAACAGCAAGCACAGCCACCACCTGCAGCTCCTGCAGGTGCACCAACTACAACCCAGACTAATGGACAAGGTAACTATG GAGATCAGCAAAATCCAGCTCCAGCTGGACAGGTTGATTATACCAAGGCTTGGGAAGAGTACTACAAGAAAATGG GTCAACAAGGGCAGACACAAGATTATTCAAAGGCTTGGGAGGAATATTACAAGAAGCAAG GTCAAGCAGTTCCTGCTCCTACTGGGGCTCCACCAGGTGGTCAGCCAGATTATAGTGCGGCCTGGGCTGAGTACTATAGACAACAAGCAGCTTATTATGCCCAGACAAGTCCCCAGGGAATGCCACAGCATCCTCCAGCACCTCag TGCCTTCCCAGACCTTCCACCTTAGGTTCTGCTGCAAAAAGCACAG TGCTGAAGATGCTGCAAGCACCAAATCATAGCTCATAA
- the Fubp1 gene encoding far upstream element-binding protein 1 isoform X8, giving the protein MADYSTVPPPSSGSAGGGGGGGGGGGVNDAFKDALQRARQIAAKIGGDAGTSLNSNDYGYGGQKRPLEDGDQPDAKKVAPQNDSFGTQLPPMHQQQRSVMTEEYKVPDGMVGFIIGRGGEQISRIQQESGCKIQIAPDSGGLPERSCMLTGTPESVQSAKRLLDQIVEKGRPAPGFHHGDGPGNAVQEIMIPASKAGLVIGKGGETIKQLQERAGVKMVMIQDGPQNTGADKPLRITGDPYKVQQAKEMVLELIRDQGGFREVRNEYGSRIGGNEGIDVPIPRFAVGIVIGRNGEMIKKIQNDAGVRIQFKPDDGTTPDRIAQITGPPDRCQHAAEIITDLLRSVQAGNPGGPGPGGRGRGRGQGNWNMGPPGGLQEFNFIVPTGKTGLIIGKGGETIKSISQQSGARIELQRNPPPNADPNMKLFTIRGTPQQIDYARQLIEEKIGGPVNPLGPPVPHGPHGVPGPHGPPGPPGPGTPMGPYNPAPYNPGPPGPAPHGPPAPYAPQGWGNAYPHWQQQAPPDPAKAGTDPNSAAWAAYYAHYYQQQAQPPPAAPAGAPTTTQTNGQGNYGDQQNPAPAGQVDYTKAWEEYYKKMGQQGQTQDYSKAWEEYYKKQGQAVPAPTGAPPGGQPDYSAAWAEYYRQQAAYYAQTSPQGMPQHPPAPQCLPRPSTLGSAAKSTGKHNLRTYINKYFSTLMLSL; this is encoded by the exons ATGGCAGACTATTCAACAGTGCCTCCACCCTCCTCTGGGtcagctggtggtggtggtggcggcggTGGTGGAGGAGGAGTTAACGATGCTTTCAAAGATGCGCTGCAGAGAGCCCGGCAG attgcAGCAAAAATTGGGGGTGATGCTGGTACATCATTAAATTCAAATGACTATGGTTATGGGGGACAAAAAAGACCTTTAGAAGATGGAG ATCAACCAGATGCTAAGAAAGTTGCTCCTCAGAATGACT cTTTTGGAACACAGTTACCACCGATGCATCAGCAACAAAG ATCTGTAATGACAGAAGAATACAAAGTTCCAGATGGAATGGTTGGATTTA taaTTGGGAGAGGAGGTGAACAGATTTCACGCATACAGCAGGAATCTGGATGCAAAATACAGATAGCTCCTG acagTGGTGGCCTTCCAGAAAGGTCTTGTATGTTAACTGGAACACCTGAATCTGTCCA ATCAGCAAAACGGTTACTAGATCAGATTGTTGAAAAAGGAAGACCAGCTCCCGGATTTCATCATGGTGATGGACCTGGAAATGCGGTTCAAGAAATCATGATTCCAGCTAGCAAGGCAGGATTAGTTATTGGAAAGGGAGGAGAGACTATTAAACAACTTCAG gaaCGGGCTGGAGTTAAAATGGTTATGATTCAAGATGGGCCTCAGAACACTGGTGCTGATAAACCTCTTAGGATTACAGGCGACCCATACAAAGTTCAA CAAGCCAAGGAAATGGTGTTAGAATTAATTCGTGATCAAGGTGGTTTCAGAGAAGTTCGAAATGAGTACGGGTCAAGAATAGGAGGAAATGAAGGGATTGAT GTTCCGATTCCAAGATTTGCTGTTGGCATTGTAATAGGAAGAAATGGAGAGATgatcaaaaaaatacagaatgatgCTGGTGTTCGAATTCAATTTAAGCCAG ATGATGGAACAACACCTGACAGAATAGCACAAATAACAGGACCTCCTGACCGATGTCAACATGCTGCAGAAATTATTACAGACCTTCTTCGAAGTGTTCAG GCTGGTAATCCTGGTGGACCTGGTCCTGGTGGTCGAGGAAGAGGTAGAGGTCAAGGCAACTGGAACATGGGACCACCTGGTGGACTAcaggaatttaattttattgtgccAACCGGGAAGACTGGATTAATAATAGGAAAAG GAGGTGAAACCATAAAAAGCATAAGCCAACAGTCTGGTGCAAGAATAGAACTTCAGAGAAATCCTCCACCTAATGCAGACCCTAATATGAAATTATTTACAATTCGTGGCACTCCACAGCAAATAGACTATGCTCGGCAACTCATAGAAGAAAAGATTGGT ggCCCAGTAAATCCTTTAGGGCCCCCTGTACCCCATGGGCCCCATGGTGTCCCAGGCCCCCATGGACCTCCTGGGCCTCCAGGGCCTGGAACTCCAATGGGACCATACAACCCTGCACCTTATAATCCTGGACCACCTGGCCCAGCTCCTCA tGGTCCTCCAGCCCCATATGCTCCTCAGGGGTGGGGAAATGCATATCCACATTGGCAGCAACAGGCTCCTCCTGATCCAG CTAAGGCAGGAACGGATCCAAATTCAGCAGCTTGGGCTGCTTATTATGCTCACTATTACCAACAGCAAGCACAGCCACCACCTGCAGCTCCTGCAGGTGCACCAACTACAACCCAGACTAATGGACAAGGTAACTATG GAGATCAGCAAAATCCAGCTCCAGCTGGACAGGTTGATTATACCAAGGCTTGGGAAGAGTACTACAAGAAAATGG GTCAACAAGGGCAGACACAAGATTATTCAAAGGCTTGGGAGGAATATTACAAGAAGCAAG GTCAAGCAGTTCCTGCTCCTACTGGGGCTCCACCAGGTGGTCAGCCAGATTATAGTGCGGCCTGGGCTGAGTACTATAGACAACAAGCAGCTTATTATGCCCAGACAAGTCCCCAGGGAATGCCACAGCATCCTCCAGCACCTCag TGCCTTCCCAGACCTTCCACCTTAGGTTCTGCTGCAAAAAGCACAGGTAAGCACAACCTAaggacatatataaataaatatttcagtacaTTAATGTTGTCCCTGTGA
- the Fubp1 gene encoding far upstream element-binding protein 1 isoform X2 → MADYSTVPPPSSGSAGGGGGGGGGGGVNDAFKDALQRARQIAAKIGGDAGTSLNSNDYGYGGQKRPLEDGDGSWTSPSSTTHWEGMPSPFKDQPDAKKVAPQNDSFGTQLPPMHQQQRSVMTEEYKVPDGMVGFIIGRGGEQISRIQQESGCKIQIAPDSGGLPERSCMLTGTPESVQSAKRLLDQIVEKGRPAPGFHHGDGPGNAVQEIMIPASKAGLVIGKGGETIKQLQERAGVKMVMIQDGPQNTGADKPLRITGDPYKVQQAKEMVLELIRDQGGFREVRNEYGSRIGGNEGIDVPIPRFAVGIVIGRNGEMIKKIQNDAGVRIQFKPDDGTTPDRIAQITGPPDRCQHAAEIITDLLRSVQAGNPGGPGPGGRGRGRGQGNWNMGPPGGLQEFNFIVPTGKTGLIIGKGGETIKSISQQSGARIELQRNPPPNADPNMKLFTIRGTPQQIDYARQLIEEKIGGPVNPLGPPVPHGPHGVPGPHGPPGPPGPGTPMGPYNPAPYNPGPPGPAPHGPPAPYAPQGWGNAYPHWQQQAPPDPAKAGTDPNSAAWAAYYAHYYQQQAQPPPAAPAGAPTTTQTNGQGNYGDQQNPAPAGQVDYTKAWEEYYKKMGQQGQTQDYSKAWEEYYKKQGQAVPAPTGAPPGGQPDYSAAWAEYYRQQAAYYAQTSPQGMPQHPPAPQCLPRPSTLGSAAKSTGKHNLRTYINKYFSTLMLSL, encoded by the exons ATGGCAGACTATTCAACAGTGCCTCCACCCTCCTCTGGGtcagctggtggtggtggtggcggcggTGGTGGAGGAGGAGTTAACGATGCTTTCAAAGATGCGCTGCAGAGAGCCCGGCAG attgcAGCAAAAATTGGGGGTGATGCTGGTACATCATTAAATTCAAATGACTATGGTTATGGGGGACAAAAAAGACCTTTAGAAGATGGAG aTGGCTCTTGGACAAGTCCGAGCAGTACAACACACTGGGAGGGAATGCCCTCTCCTTTTAAAG ATCAACCAGATGCTAAGAAAGTTGCTCCTCAGAATGACT cTTTTGGAACACAGTTACCACCGATGCATCAGCAACAAAG ATCTGTAATGACAGAAGAATACAAAGTTCCAGATGGAATGGTTGGATTTA taaTTGGGAGAGGAGGTGAACAGATTTCACGCATACAGCAGGAATCTGGATGCAAAATACAGATAGCTCCTG acagTGGTGGCCTTCCAGAAAGGTCTTGTATGTTAACTGGAACACCTGAATCTGTCCA ATCAGCAAAACGGTTACTAGATCAGATTGTTGAAAAAGGAAGACCAGCTCCCGGATTTCATCATGGTGATGGACCTGGAAATGCGGTTCAAGAAATCATGATTCCAGCTAGCAAGGCAGGATTAGTTATTGGAAAGGGAGGAGAGACTATTAAACAACTTCAG gaaCGGGCTGGAGTTAAAATGGTTATGATTCAAGATGGGCCTCAGAACACTGGTGCTGATAAACCTCTTAGGATTACAGGCGACCCATACAAAGTTCAA CAAGCCAAGGAAATGGTGTTAGAATTAATTCGTGATCAAGGTGGTTTCAGAGAAGTTCGAAATGAGTACGGGTCAAGAATAGGAGGAAATGAAGGGATTGAT GTTCCGATTCCAAGATTTGCTGTTGGCATTGTAATAGGAAGAAATGGAGAGATgatcaaaaaaatacagaatgatgCTGGTGTTCGAATTCAATTTAAGCCAG ATGATGGAACAACACCTGACAGAATAGCACAAATAACAGGACCTCCTGACCGATGTCAACATGCTGCAGAAATTATTACAGACCTTCTTCGAAGTGTTCAG GCTGGTAATCCTGGTGGACCTGGTCCTGGTGGTCGAGGAAGAGGTAGAGGTCAAGGCAACTGGAACATGGGACCACCTGGTGGACTAcaggaatttaattttattgtgccAACCGGGAAGACTGGATTAATAATAGGAAAAG GAGGTGAAACCATAAAAAGCATAAGCCAACAGTCTGGTGCAAGAATAGAACTTCAGAGAAATCCTCCACCTAATGCAGACCCTAATATGAAATTATTTACAATTCGTGGCACTCCACAGCAAATAGACTATGCTCGGCAACTCATAGAAGAAAAGATTGGT ggCCCAGTAAATCCTTTAGGGCCCCCTGTACCCCATGGGCCCCATGGTGTCCCAGGCCCCCATGGACCTCCTGGGCCTCCAGGGCCTGGAACTCCAATGGGACCATACAACCCTGCACCTTATAATCCTGGACCACCTGGCCCAGCTCCTCA tGGTCCTCCAGCCCCATATGCTCCTCAGGGGTGGGGAAATGCATATCCACATTGGCAGCAACAGGCTCCTCCTGATCCAG CTAAGGCAGGAACGGATCCAAATTCAGCAGCTTGGGCTGCTTATTATGCTCACTATTACCAACAGCAAGCACAGCCACCACCTGCAGCTCCTGCAGGTGCACCAACTACAACCCAGACTAATGGACAAGGTAACTATG GAGATCAGCAAAATCCAGCTCCAGCTGGACAGGTTGATTATACCAAGGCTTGGGAAGAGTACTACAAGAAAATGG GTCAACAAGGGCAGACACAAGATTATTCAAAGGCTTGGGAGGAATATTACAAGAAGCAAG GTCAAGCAGTTCCTGCTCCTACTGGGGCTCCACCAGGTGGTCAGCCAGATTATAGTGCGGCCTGGGCTGAGTACTATAGACAACAAGCAGCTTATTATGCCCAGACAAGTCCCCAGGGAATGCCACAGCATCCTCCAGCACCTCag TGCCTTCCCAGACCTTCCACCTTAGGTTCTGCTGCAAAAAGCACAGGTAAGCACAACCTAaggacatatataaataaatatttcagtacaTTAATGTTGTCCCTGTGA